A portion of the Daphnia magna isolate NIES linkage group LG4, ASM2063170v1.1, whole genome shotgun sequence genome contains these proteins:
- the LOC116920089 gene encoding triokinase/FMN cyclase-like, giving the protein MSKKLINHPDDCVDEALEGLVMTHLGLRILGSQRVVIHESGRAPNGKIAVVAGGGGGHEPYAAGFVGQGLLTAAVVGQVFSSPPAGSILAAIRAARSSENDGVLLIVINYTGDRLNFGLALERARMEDIRVKMIICDDDCALSSPFKAVGRRGLAGSLFLMKTAGALAERGDPLDSIAHVIEEMKQSIGTIGASLTSCSVPGGEVMFRLEEDEVELGLGIHGEAGVKRIQMTTASKIIEEMLDRMTDSDSSSFFALPSGCSVALIVNNLGGLSIMEMYIAAREAIKQLESREVKVIRCYVGHLMTSLEMRGVQLSVLRVDEDWRSWWLTLLDAPTSAPLWPHPLYHDRITPERLSDEDYLGGNEFGKRGPSLSERGQRVLKVAIYGAASALESNVDYLNELDSGCGDGDCGSTLNRWAEGVRQIDLELEYPCTVLHQLCYLMESKVGGTSGALYGIFFATMARAFEDSDISGITAERWIQASKAGLEAVMKYGIVEPGDRTLVDALYPALNHLQLHSRPCINELLDDLWAACSVAKKAAKKTAGMQAKVGRASYVGEDQLTKPDAGATAVAVWFRGFVSALDAELHSVFCARRKGKSSSTSSSSSDEE; this is encoded by the exons ATGTCTAAAAAACTAATCAACCACCCAGATGATTGTGTGGACGAAGCCCTTGAAGGTTTAGTTATGACTCATCTTGGTCTTCGTATTTTGGGTAGCCAACGTGTCGTCATTCACGAATCG ggcaGGGCTCCAAACGGCAAAATTGCAGTTGTTGCTGGGGGCGGCGGTGGTCACGAACCTTACGCTGCCG GATTTGTTGGGCAAGGTCTCTTAACAGCAGCCGTAGTTGGCCAAGTTTTTTCGTCGCCCCCGGCTGGCAGCATCCTGGCGGCTATACGTGCAGCACGTTCAAGTGAAAATG aTGGCGTTCTGTTGATAGTTATTAATTACACTGGTGATCGGTTGAACTTCGGATTGGCCTTAGAGAGGGCACGCATGGAAGATATTCGC GTGAAAATGATCATTTGTGACGACGATTGCGCTCTTTCTAGTCCATTCAAAGCGGTTGGTCGTCGAGGATTAGCAGGATCTCTGTTTCTCATGAAAACCGCTGGAGCTTTGGCGGAAAGAGGTGACCCACTCGATTCAATTGCCCACGTGATCGAAGAAATGAAACAATCCATCGGTACAATCGGTGCCAGTTTGACGTCATGCAGTGTCCCAG GTGGTGAAGTTATGTTCCGTTTAGAAGAAGACGAAGTCGAGTTGGGCCTAGGTATCCATGGTGAAGCAGGAGTCAAAAGAATTCAA ATGACAACCGCCTCCAAAATCATCGAGGAGATGCTGGATCGGATGACAGACAGCGATTCTTCTTCATTCTTTGCTCTTCCATCTGGTTGTTCAGTAGCTCTGATAGTTAATAACCTCGGTGGTCTGTCCATTATGGAAATGTACATCGCTGCCCGTGAGGCAATTAAACAACTAG AATCCCGGGAAGTGAAGGTAATCCGCTGCTACGTCGGACATTTGATGACTTCATTGGAAATGAGAGGAGTCCAATTGTCCGTGCTTCGTGTGGACGAAGACTGGAGGAGTTGGTGGTTAACTTTACTGGATGCACCAACGTCCGCTCCATTGTGGCCCCATCCACTTTATCATGATAGAATTACTCCTGAGAGACTTTCAGATGAAGACTATCTCGGGGGAAATGAATTCGGA AAACGAGGTCCCTCGCTTAGTGAACGAGGACAACGTGTGTTAAAGGTAGCAATCTATGGCGCTGCTTCTGCTCTGGAGTCCAATGTCGACTATCTGAATGAGCTGGATTCTGGATGTGGCGATGGGGATTGCGGTTCCACCTTAAACCGATGGGCCGAGG GTGTCCGCCAGATAGACCTAGAATTGGAATACCCTTGCACGGTTCTCCATCAACTCTGTTATCTAATGGAAAGCAAAGTAGGAGGCACTTCCGGAGCTCTTtacggcattttttttgcaacgaTGGCCAGGGCTTTCGAA GATTCCGATATCAGTGGAATAACAGCAGAGCGATGGATTCAAGCTTCTAAAGCTGGTCTGGAGGCTGTGATGAAGTATGGAATAGTGGAGCCTGGCGATCGCACTCTT gtGGATGCTCTTTATCCTGCCTTGAATCATTTACAATTACATTCGAGACCCTGCATCAATGAGTTACTTGATGATTTGTGGGCAGCATGTTCAGTCGCCAAGAAAGCAGCTAAGAAAACTGCCGGAATGCAAGCAAA GGTCGGACGTGCTAGTTACGTTGGTGAAGATCAGCTAACAAAACCAGATGCAGGGGCAACAGCAGTTGCCGTTTGGTTCCGAGGATTCGTTTCCGCTTTAGATGCGGAGTTGCACTCCGTATTCTGTGCAAGGAGAAAAGGAAAGAGTAGCAGCACAAGCAGTTCCTCGAGTGATGAAGAATAA
- the LOC116921152 gene encoding triokinase/FMN cyclase produces the protein MSKKFINHPDDCVDEALEGLVMTNPGLRILGKQRVVIHESGKASNGKVAVIAGGGGGHEPYAAGFVGQGLLTAAVVGQVFSSPPAGSILAAIRAARSSENDGVLLIVINYTGDRLNFGLALERARMEDIRVKMVICDDDCALSSPFKAVGRRGLAGSLFLMKAAGALAERGDPLDSMAHVLEEMKHSIGTIGASLTSCCVPGGEVMFRLEDDEIELGLGIHGEAGVKRIQMMTASNIVEEMLNRMTDSDSSCSFPLPAGCSVALIVNNLGGLSIMEMYIAAREAIKQLESREVEVVRCYVGHLMTSLEMRGLQLSMLRVDGDERCWWLSLLDAPTSAPLWPHPLYQGRTSPEKLSDDGYRWDHHFENRGPSLGEKGQLALKVAIDGAAAALESNVDCLNEYDSGCGDGDCGSTLNRWVNAVREIELVLEYPCTVLQQLCYLMENKVGGTSGAIYGILFAATAKAFEDSNISEEAMADRWAHAFKIGLEAVMNYGKAEPGDRTLLDAFLPALEYFQPCPKSCTNEILDGLLAACSVAEDGAEKTSGMRARVGRASFVNEELVTKPDAGASAVAFWLRGAVTALDLEFREPEPEPEPEPEPEPEQEPEPAPRSRSSSSSSSSSSSSSDEE, from the exons atgtcaaaaaaatttataaaccACCCGGATGACTGCGTGGATGAAGCCCTTGAGGGGTTGGTTATGACAAATCCCGGCCTTCGTATTTTGGGCAAACAACGTGTCGTCATTCACGAATCG ggAAAGGCTTCAAATGGCAAAGTTGCAGTCATCGCTGGAGGCGGTGGAGGGCACGAACCGTATGCTGCcg gATTTGTTGGGCAGGGTCTCTTAACAGCAGCCGTAGTCGGCCAAGTTTTTTCGTCGCCTCCGGCTGGCAGCATCCTGGCCGCAATACGAGCAGCTCGTTCAAGTGAAAATG aCGGTGTTCTACTAATTGTGATTAACTACACTGGTGATCGATTAAACTTTGGCTTGGCTCTTGAAAGGGCACGCATGGAAGATATTCGC GTGAAAATGGTCATTTGTGATGACGATTGTGCTCTTTCTAGTCCATTCAAAGCGGTTGGTCGCCGGGGATTGGCTGGATCTCTTTTTCTTATGAAAGCCGCCGGAGCTTTGGCTGAAAGAGGAGATCCACTCGACTCCATGGCTCACGTACTAGAAGAAATGAAGCATTCCATTGGTACAATTGGTGCAAGTTTGACATCTTGCTGCGTTCCAG GTGGAGAGGTTATGTTCCGCTTAGAGGACGATGAAATCGAACTCGGTCTAGGTATCCATGGCGAGGCAGGAGTAAAAAGAATTCAA ATGATGACGGCTTCCAACATCGTCGAAGAAATGCTGAATCGTATGACTGACAGCGATTCTTCTTGTTCCTTTCCGCTTCCGGCAGGCTGTTCGGTTGCACTGATAGTTAATAATCTCGGTGGACTATCCATTATGGAAATGTACATCGCTGCCCGTGAAGCGATCAAACAACTTG AGTCACGTGAAGTTGAAGTCGTCCGTTGTTACGTGGGTCATCTCATGACTTCCCTAGAGATGAGAGGACTCCAGTTGTCCATGCTGCGTGTGGACGGGGACGAACGTTGTTGGTGGTTGAGTTTACTCGATGCACCGACGTCGGCTCCTTTATGGCCTCATCCACTTTATCAGGGGAGAACGAGCCCCGAAAAACTGTCCGACGATGGCTACCGTTGGGATCATCATTTTGAG AATCGAGGTCCATCGCTGGGAGAAAAAGGTCAGCTAGCATTAAAGGTTGCCATAGATGGTGCTGCCGCTGCCCTAGAATCAAACGTCGATTGTTTGAACGAGTACGATTCTGGCTGTGGTGATGGGGATTGCGGATCCACCTTAAATCGATGGGTTAATG CCGTCCGCGAAATTGAACTTGTACTTGAATACCCTTGCACCGTGCTTCAGCAACTGTGTTATTTAATGGAAAACAAGGTCGGAGGAACTTCCGGAGCTATTTACGGGATTTTGTTTGCAGCAACAGCCAAAGCTTTTGAG GATTCCAATATAAGTGAAGAAGCAATGGCGGATCGATGGGCGCATGCCTTTAAGATTGGTCTAGAGGCTGTGATGAATTACGGAAAGGCTGAACCTGGCGATCGTACTCTT TTGGATGCATTTCTTCCAGCACTTGAATATTTCCAGCCATGCCCCAAATCGTGCACCAACGAGATCTTAGATGGACTGTTAGCGGCCTGTTCAGTTGCTGAGGACGGAGCCGAAAAAACGTCTGGAATGCGAGCAAG GGTGGGACGCGCTAGTTTTGTAAATGAAGAACTCGTAACGAAACCAGACGCTGGAGCATCTGCTGTTGCCTTTTGGTTACGAGGAGCTGTGACTGCATTGGACTTGGAATTTCGTGAGCCTGAACCTGAGCCAGAGCCAGAGCCAGAGCCTGAGCCTGAACAAGAGCCAGAACCTGCACCGCGATCGCGCAGCAGTAGTAGCAGTAGTAGCAGTAGCAGTTCCTCCAGTGACGAAGAATAA
- the LOC116921153 gene encoding NEDD8 ultimate buster 1 — protein MDFNEEHYLARIRQKLQENGVKLWLAPYYADQATNKEKLEELAMHLSDMLAIPCNTVLNMLSTLQLHALEKLASRACFQETGLATLRIKIVGGSGLQKNITMYLNESGESLKNKIISEMNFPASTRLKMICSGLVLDGSTSLLAQRVANNSQILAIILSCDPDCQKMEEKIIQEVEMIKADADLLASQQDENYLRIADQSGNIIDLPFEEKKSLAVAMALHEKGRSALKRNQVSLALTLFHEADAKFNACRSELLKAVDNAALLNLDIAWCYLLLGNAADIPDAVVRLNQCEQSLYKTYGAQMERLLTLKGTTGNEAVLFLRLHLLQGAVAFHQGKTLESIKLLNQANEELQKLTINDGDLTHLISLGYSLSDARLGLRACRGDLNAACIYLQRREMERQERKKKEEEEEERNRERKKLGKTANNQWVNLGYLNTVVEMGFDRSRAAEGLRQTNNDISRTLEFLQSESESYRSQASNGRYNEESLAQVVSMGFSVERAKEMLEKHNGDVELAVEDLASNLGRPDDQAVASSSSEEASRKQKEATKREKEAYKRLAKDIPRSEEDHLDSGLELEAEYLHKYLSFLNS, from the exons ATGGATTTTAATGAAGAACATTACCTAGCTCGAATTCGACAAAAACTCCAAGAAAACGGAGTTAAACTATGGCTGGCACCTTACTATGCAGACCAGgcaacaaacaaagaaaaacttgag GAGTTGGCCATGCATCTCTCTGACATGCTTGCTATACCATGCAATACTGTTTTAAATATGTTGAGCACACTTCAGCTTCATGCACTTGAGAAGCTTGCATCCAGGGCATGTTTCCAAGAGACTGGGTTGGCAACTTTACGAATCAAAATTGTTGGAGGCAGTGGCCTTCAGAAGAACATCACCATGTATTTAAATGAATCTGGTgaatcattaaaaaataagatcATATCTGAAATGAACTTCCCAGCTTCAACAAG GCTAAAAATGATTTGCAGTGGTCTAGTTCTGGATGGTTCAACAAGTCTGCTAGCTCAAAGAGTTGCTAATAACTCTCAGATTCTTGCAATTATCCTTTCGTGTGATCCAGATTGCCAAAAG ATGGAAGAAAAGATTATCCAAGAAGTAGAGATGATTAAGGCTGATGCAGACCTATTGGCAAGTCAGCAAGATGAAAACTATCTAAGGATTGCTGACCAGTCAGGAAATATTATTGACCTGCcatttgaagaaaagaaatctttAGCTGTTGCTATGGCATTACATGAAAAAGGTCGTTCTGCCCTAAAACGAAATCAGGTCTCGCTTGCCTTAACGTTATTTCACGAGGCTGATGCTAAATTCAA TGCCTGTAGGTCTGAATTACTGAAAGCGGTAGACAATGCCGCCCTATTAAATCTGGACATTGCATGGTGTTATCTGCTACTTGGTAATGCAGCCGATATCCCCGACGCAGTTGTCCGATTAAACCAATGCGAACAGTCTCTATATAAAACCTATGGCGCACAAATGGAACGTCTCCTGACCCTAAAAGGAACTACAG GCAATGAAGCCGTGCTATTTTTACGACTTCACCTTCTCCAGGGAGCAGTGGCTTTTCATCAAGGAAAGACACTAGAATCAATTAAGCTACTGAATCAAGCGAACGAAGAGTTACAGAAACTCACCATCAATGACGGCGATTTAACCCACTTAATCAGTTTAG GGTATTCTTTGTCTGATGCCCGGCTTGGTTTGCGGGCATGTCGAGGTGATTTGAATGCGGCTTGCATATATTTACAACGCCGCGAAATGGAAAGACAAGAGCgcaaaaagaaggaagaagaggaagaagagcgaaaccgtgaaagaaagaaactagGAAAAACAGCCAATAATCAATGGGTTAATCTTGGTTATCTCAACACCGTAGTCGAAATGGGATTTGATCGTTCACGGGCTGCTGAAGGCCTGAGGCAAACAAACAACGATATTAGTCGGACGTTAGAGTTTTTGCAATCCGAGAGTGAATCGTATAGGTCTCAAGCTTCTAACGGGCGATATAACGAAGAATCCCTTGCACAG GTGGTCTCAATGGGATTTAGTGTGGAACGTGCCAAGGAAATGCTTGAAAAGCACAATGGGGATGTTGAACTAGCAGTTGAAGACTTGGCATCAAACCTCGGCCGACCTGATGATCAAGCGGTAGCAA GTTCGTCCAGCGAAGAAGCttctagaaaacaaaaagaagccacgaaaagagaaaaggaagcTTACAAAAGACTTGCCAAAGATATTCCTCGATCGGAAGAAGATCATTTGGATTCTGGCCTTGAATTAGAAGCAGAGTATCTGCATAAGTACTTgagttttttaaattcttag
- the LOC116921150 gene encoding transforming growth factor-beta-induced protein ig-h3, whose protein sequence is MKSACFVLLAVIYLVPAGAIWPGLFDRLSQRVDTLAERIGADIDSSLKQTINPVVEQLSNKAHNVRESLGIWNRPFSPLSSGHPNPVIPPNPNLANQNEGSNPFDLGLSPLFQSFFDSTPQREWWKGPNICIEREEIDESKRSNSTILTSTQRPTTTEADGVVVDDELVPENSPKDDELKTRRKRQFSAHVRMSSCNDEGISYVCETKVRSNGIRKIYKTRYNCCYGTIREAGEFGCHAVELRSLQETVFALGGRSFLSLMAEAEVDPKFLNQNHTYFVPVDRSSPAPSDVANDVNTQNDMQEAAVKQDDGVRLRRQAATIMRMDVEPSDMSEVRTVVRGHMVPGIYLTSNFRDEQLLETENSQAKIRINMYNAPARIYTANCVRLVSTNNYAHQGVIHMLDGVMKPATKTIAQLLESEPHFSSFRKLLREQDSTLFSQPGQLTVFAPTDDAFAKLNPELRERLMKGQGCVHSVVEHHVLPNVICSTVIQGRARSTSLLGSSLLLERDLEGKLYVNGKLVITRDVVASNGVLHVIDGVLIPENARSFSQLLSSHNLTELARLVEAAGMAPMLDSLTNATLFAPNNYAIRAIPDEVKQSWMTNPEKLKQVLMYHLVQPGVRQAGLANNQMIETGLKGQSVRMNFYQSIPFFNASPLRASVQCGAVLRWEQDACNGNVHIIDRVMIPPENSITQWLANNRSFSIMTTLLKDTRLNEILNAEGTYTVLAPPDVAFYQMPEEVLSEITKDARKAANILKQHILPEHMCCSGFRGDWFTSNRRRTIDGSWVSLQRHLDGSLTAGDAHILACDQLALNGVIHVVDQVIMPKVNALPFLSGTRRLGLPGMELILNHGK, encoded by the exons atgaaatccGCCTGCTTCGTGCTGTTAGCGGTTATTTATCTGGTTCCAGCCGGGGCTATCTGGCCAGGCCTTTTCGACCGCTTGAGTCAAAG GGTCGACACACTTGCTGAACGCATCGGGGCTGACATTGACAGTAGCTTGAAGCAAACCATCAATCCGGTTGTGGAACAATTGAGCAATAAAGCACACAATGTTCGTGAATCCCTTGGTATCTGGAACAGGCCGTTCAGTCCCCTTTCCAGTGGCCATCCCAACCCTGTCATACCACCCAATCCTAACCTAGCGAATCAAAATGAAG GTTCAAATCCTTTCGATTTAGGATTATCCCCCCTATTTCAGAGTTTCTTCGACAGCACTCCTCAACGAGAATGGTGGAAAGG ACCAAACATTTGCATCGAACGGGAAGAGATTGACGAAAGCAAGAGAAGCAATTCCACGATATTGACGTCGACTCAACGACCGACTACGACTGAGGCTGATGGCGTCGTAGTGGATGATGAACTCGTACCCGAAAACAGCCCCAAAGATGACGAATTGAAAACAAGACGAAAGCGACAATTTAGCGCTCATGTCCGAATGTCATCGTGCAATGACGAAGGCATTTCTTACGTCTGCGAAACAAA AGTTCGGTCCAATGGAATACGCAAAATTTACAAGACGAGATACAATTGCTGTTACGGTACCATCCGTGAAGCAGGTGAATTCGGTTGTCACGCTGTCGAGTTGCGTAGCCTCCAG GAAACCGTTTTTGCCCTTGGCGGACGTAGTTTCCTCTCCCTAATGGCCGAGGCTGAAGTTGACCCGAAATTCTTGAACCAAAACCACACGTACTTTGTTCCCGTCGATCGTTCCTCCCCCGCGCCCAGTGACGTGGCGAATGATGTG AATACGCAAAACGACATGCAAGAAGCTGCTGTTAAACAGGACGATGGCGTTCGTTTACGCCGCCAGGCGGCCACTATCATGCGGATGGATGTGGAGCCAAGTGACATGTCCGAGGTTCGCACAGTCGTTCGCGGTCACATGGTCCCCGGAATTTACCTCACCTCGAACTTCCGCGATGAACAG CTGCTGGAAACGGAAAATAGTCAAGCCAAGATCCGCATCAATATGTACAATGCCCCTGCTCGCATCTACACAGCCAACTGCGTCCGTTTGGTCTCTACCAACAATTACGCTCATCAAGGTGTTATTCATATGCTCGACGGTGTGATGAAACCCGCCACTAAGACGATTGCCCAGCTCCTCGAATCTGAGCCGCACTTTTCTTCCTTTAGAAAAC TACTTAGAGAACAAGATTCTACCTTGTTTAGTCAACCGGGTCAGTTAACCGTTTTCGCCCCCACTGACGATGCCTTTGCCAAATTGAATCCGGAATTGAGGGAACGTTTAATGAAAGGCCAGGGCTGCGTCCATAGCGTAGTGGAGCACCATGTACTGCCCAATGTTATCTGTTCGACTGTCATCCAAGGACGTGCTCGTTCAACTTCTCTGCTTGGCTCATCTTTGCTTCTGGAACGTGACTTGGAGGGTAAACTCTACGTAAATGGCAAACTGGTGATTACACGCGATGTCGTGGCGTCTAACGGCGTTCTGCATGTCATTGACGGCGTTCTCATTCCGGAAAATGCTCGCAGCTTTAGTCAATTACTCTCGTCACACAATCTGACAGAGTTGGCCCGTTTAGTTGAAGCCGCAG GAATGGCCCCAATGCTGGATTCACTCACCAACGCCACTTTGTTTGCTCCGAATAATTATGCCATTCGCGCCATTCCCGATGAGGTGAAACAATCATGGATGACTAACCCCGAAAAGCTGAAACAAGTTCTAATGTACCACTTGGTTCAACCCGGAGTCCGTCAGGCTGGTTTAGCAAACAATCAGATGATCGAAACTGGGCTTAAGGGTCAGAGTGTTCGCATGAACTTTTACCAATCG ATTCCATTTTTCAACGCTTCACCACTTCGAGCGAGTGTGCAGTGTGGCGCTGTGTTGCGTTGGGAGCAGGACGCTTGCAATGGCAATGTTCACATCATTGATCGTGTTATGATTCCCCCAGAGAACAGTATTACTCAATGGCTAGCTAACAATCGCAGTTTCTCGATTATGACGACACTTCTAAAG GATACCAGACTTAATGAGATTCTCAATGCTGAAGGCACCTACACTGTTTTGGCTCCTCCCGACGTCGCGTTTTATCAGATGCCTGAGGAGGTGTTGTCTGAGATTACCAAAGATGCTCGTAAAGCTGCCAACATTTTGAAACAACACATCTTACCTG AACACATGTGCTGCTCTGGATTCCGTGGTGACTGGTTCACGAGCAACCGTCGCCGTACTATTGATGGCAGCTGGGTATCTCTTCAGCGCCATCTAGATGGAAGTTTGACTGCTGGAGACGCTCATATCCTCGCGTGTGATCAGCTCGCTCTCAACGGTGTCATCCATGTTGTGGATCAG GTAATTATGCCAAAAGTAAACGCTTTACCCTTTTTATCTGGCACTCGTCGTCTTGGACTCCCTGGTATGGAATTGATCTTGAACCACGGCAAGTAA
- the LOC116921145 gene encoding dual oxidase maturation factor 1, with the protein MPSLNWFSLNRVDGGPSYFGNANRTSASLYWNDWLFGVVVTAAAFITVLLLLSPIYKHQWRTICLVTTSILMGGAFLLSLVMPWWQCGGPVSIRAPIRVQDTELMNLTLEVHVGLNYVNITLLLDPLQGGSSQKNDIVVSRLLPRDSVQQITGSYAKLSDMERIKFNERIELKTAEDMRAQFREALQRGLPVPILTVVNYLSHQEEGFRWSVDFRRAGYFCQFTLTLTLISWAWMNIFFLVIPHHGAIAMITTGLLALLAVFLYWILLPAFDLVININGSTLQFKLDGCYWTVLATGLFALLAGSILLILEIRKPGTLVFDLEIDSELKTKLINKVVQKRSVKLQPSVPLSPHKPSLKSKLSVIDATVESYAQSSITTSDTKLDSGFGISSDSISNSDTQFQMNSATDLEQIATMDGSYFKSSVTNLIQAEKAPKIYSYTFRHGRELPSFHESTISLHSETVHRYLDSIVEEDIIVHNSANSPPKTISIDSGEGTQRNSECSSDLEKEEWQDPVENVETARFHIDSDGHNDTFCSTISSATDPSPRRRSQRTLSIGSHRDIFGHTPKEPI; encoded by the exons ATGCCCAGCCTGAATTGGTTTAGTTTAAATCGCGTGGATGGTGGACCGTCGTACTTTGGCAATGCAAACAGAACTTCGGCCTCCTTATACTGGAACGATTGGCTATTCGGCGTGGTCGTAACGGCAGCAGCTTTCATCACAGTACTACTCCTTCTTTCGCCCATTTACAAGCATCAATGGAGAACCATTTGTCTG GTAACAACAAGTATCCTCATGGGAGGTGCCTTCCTTCTTTCTCTAGTAATGCCTTGGTGGCAATGTGGTGGGCCAGTCTCCATTCGAGCACCAATTCGAGTCCAAGACACCGAACTCATGAATTTAACTCTCGAGGTTCACGTTGGACTTAACTACGTCAACATCACACTGTTACTGGACCCTTTGCAGGGCGGTTCTTCTCAGAAAAACGATATCGTTGTATCACGTCTCCTACCACGAGATTCAGTTCAACAGATAACTGGATCCTACGCGAAACTGAGCGATATGGAGAGGATCAAATTCAACGAGCGAATTGAATTGAAAACGGCCGAAGACATGCGAGCACAATTCAGAGAAGCACTTCAACGTGGATTGCCCGTCCCGATATTGACTGTCGTCAACTACTTGAGTCATCAAGAAGAAGGATTCCGTTGGTCAGTCGATTTCCGCAGGGCTGGCTATTTTTGCCAGTTTACACTGACACTGACACTCATCAGCTGGGCATGGATGAACATCTTCTTCCTTGTTATTCCACATCACGGTGCCATTGCCATGATAACAACAGGTTTACTGGCATTACTCGCCGTCTTCCTCTACTGGATTTTATTGCCAGCCTTCGATTTAGTCATCAACATCAACGGAAGCACTCTCCAATTCAAACTGGACGGCTGTTACTGGACAGTGCTTGCCACTGGTCTTTTTGCCCTGCTAGCAGGAAGCATCTTGCTGATCCTAGAGATCCGCAAACCTGGTACTCTTGTATTCGACCTGGAAATCGACTCTGAATTGAAGACCAAATTAATAAACAAAGTGGTACAGAAACGTTCAGTCAAATTGCAGCCATCCGTGCCATTAAGTCCACACAAGCCAAGCTTGAAGTCAAAGCTGTCCGTCATCGACGCCACAGTAGAAAGCTACGCCCAATCGAGCATCACAACATCGGATACCAAATTGGATTCCGGATTTGGCATTTCGTCGGACTCAATCTCCAATTCCGACACTCAGTTCCAGATGAATTCTGCGACCGATCTTGAACAGATAGCCACAATGGATGGATCTTACTTCAAGTCGTCCGTCACAAAT CTGATACAAGCAGAGAAGGCTCCGAAAATCTACAGCTACACGTTCCGGCACGGAAGAGAGTTGCCTAGCTTCCATGAGAGTACCATATCCCTGCACAGCGAAACGGTTCATCGTTATTTGGACAGTATCGTCGAGGAGGATATCATTGTTCATAACTCGGCCAATTCCCCTCCCAAAACGATTTCGATCGATTCGGGCGAAGGAACGCAACGCAATTCCGAATGCTCGTCAGacttagaaaaagaagaatggcAAGATCCTGTTGAAAATGTCGAGACAGCGCGCTTCCATATCGATTCTGATGGACACAATGATACGTTTTGTTCGACGATCAGTTCAGCTACAGATCCCTCCCCAAGACGTCGTTCGCAACGCACTTTATCGATTGG gtCCCATCGGGACATTTTCGGACACACACCCAAAGAGCCAATTTGA